The proteins below come from a single Microthrixaceae bacterium genomic window:
- a CDS encoding isopeptide-forming domain-containing fimbrial protein has product MALSCSLVRWIRRASPRALVTLAMVAALLPLSFGVAPTRGAGASGTPDITVSADGPARVLIGTSASYTFRACNPTATDGYNLSYRTVLPAGVGFDSATPAATTVLANKPSAGLTTVIWENTSDLLSGACTSISLAVSTDADNDVATLPVGTNYNITPEAYVNSDAFYIPDFDANGVPVSGATSYTGSAVSTPRTSHVAAFILDKVAGNNGEGELTRGVHGADPKTYTLTVTNNSRRTTNNFSVVDVLPPTLEFLGCTNYLPDSTSDAPTNTGSTEEYTGSGPLAGGTPAATCLTPSSIETLAAPTVLADGSTAVAGSTRVTWNAAALGAGASQAASGVLTITYLAGIPLRANTNTFTGTKPSDSSLQQGRNLDNNNGTLTTETSSEDAITNRAAATGTYQGPSTSGTNPTLTDTDNATVTAEDLLIRKSSVGTVVQGTVVTNTLTIETSEYRDSSSLIVTDTLPNGMCPLGNLATGGPADPTCSPSGANPTIDIGAGPVAAPYTSATENADGTWTLVWDFADTTELANVAHDNQVTMTQLARVRPTYRSNGSNTTPVLMGDSMTNDVSLSGDTSHRGAITDDTTPDLTGVADISADTIDGVLPTINKRVSVRTGPFATGAARTSAGIGALCAGGTVTWSEGDPTPEAGYRPGDFACFDLQATFPVDVDAAGVRIDDLLPPSYTYVTGSATRVTAFDADTLSGTTFSESANLVTFTVGSGGAVTNAGEKFHWTIAARVGTPPLGVAADIVANLQKMTIRNTDNEVFQFRDQAAAVWTEPQIRLTKGVRSIAGGTSTTVAGPLAANSDNRAVQAGDVVTYRVDLENTGNVDSANTEVWDVLPSGIDCTMVSSVSDGGSCPVSPGTRVVWPTSAAISVLAGASIGSGSQRTLTYDVAIPSTVEPGHTFVNTAGVRSYEAATNASDSPQVYYPASNIDGTVTANTDAASDTSSVYTPQPGATKVQQSALSETGNTANGSLASTAEQATIGEVITYSTTLTIPQGTTTYDGVFSDALPAGLAFDGNASIVGSNVTLDGSSLSTPSVGSNGTVSVTLPTPYVNAVDSGDDTLTLQFDVKVLDTGSNTRNATKSNRSTINWKSATGTSATAINSNAVVTTIVEPRLSIAKSNNTSGNFASPGQTVGYTLTVTNPTASDVSTSHELSIVDTVPVGIEPTNSGTPVADGGSVDPDGGTWDATARTITWNATTTSAKLTSLAPAGSTSLTYSATVDNPAVASNTLVNNVSGSTSSMPATVTGERSYTATATNTISITNPTIAKTVSPSTGTVGTKATYSVRVTVPASTRLYDATVIDTMPDGMVFDAYNSISLESGPGSCPDPSGFSGITPPTANGNGTTSIGWWFGDVTMPAAGACQYLLTFDAHVAANRTSGGAAVVAGNTLVNSVQLAWNNTDVAGPTAPSSVPSTSSYTSTLPVATATFTVQEPTLRIDKDVSQTGCDQTAGNIGDTDTCATSPGSSYTYTLTITNSGSSAAYDATVSDQPSANLTNVVATGSSGITVTDGWTGGDPDITWVIDGPIAAGGTVTITYTADLVGSGSLSDAASVQNTADIPTYYGIGVTERTANPSITYRTYGNDPSGPGGNVTADTVNMTVKFPSLSVDKTVVSDATDARVGQNFTWQIVVTNASGATIDNAFNVDVSDVLPADWDYVNGSARVTTPYVTNAAVEPGCAPSCATGGTVSWANLVSGVGQPLAPGATITVRLATTPTSAVLTVPKTGTFDHTNTASVAGEDRTGASSNADGSFAGPNDTATARVRRADLRVAKTVTAGPYYYGSDVDYTVRVTNDGPDTATTVRVDDLLPATMAYRSTVSASQGSYVSSTGRWSVGTLTNGGFATLVIRARIASIGTIVNTAEVGTSDQWDPDSTPGNASSAPSEDDSAAASITTAPTSLGDLVWFDADGDDSRDSNEPGIPNVTVTLEAAGNDNTFGTADDFWGPDGIASTSDDITTTSTTTNSMGSYSFVDLPVGDYRVLVDQSSLPGGLTQTYDDDASSGGSLDHRSGVITLTSTTPYLDADFGYTGTGSLGDTVWVDANANGLLDGTESGISGASVTVVWAGFDGTAGTADDMTFTTTTASDGTYIVNDLPAGWYRVTIDPSSLPSGLVNVFDPDGTLDGQSVTTLTSGQDRTDMDFGYRYQADLAVTKTHIGDFAVGSNGTYTVTVTNNGPSAANPVTVVDTLPTGLSFVSMAGTGFTCAAVAQVVTCTSGGSLAAGASVTFVLVVSVAKDAAPSTINSVTVSSPVFDPVPGNNTATDPTSVPYADVSLVKTLVGAIQAGKNATYTLAVNNKGPSVAPTGIVMTDDLPDGLTYVSATGSGWSCAAAANVVSCTSASTLAVNATSTIDLTVAVSSAASGSIINSAMVTGENVGNGGFVDPDSTNNDSSAAAPVLAADTFRSPLAFTGAPAFLLTAVGLALIAIGMLVLRKR; this is encoded by the coding sequence ATGGCACTCAGTTGTTCTTTGGTCCGTTGGATTCGCCGAGCCTCGCCGCGAGCCCTCGTCACGCTGGCGATGGTCGCGGCACTGCTGCCGCTGTCATTCGGTGTCGCACCAACGCGCGGCGCTGGAGCGTCTGGCACTCCCGACATCACGGTCTCCGCTGATGGGCCCGCGCGAGTACTCATCGGAACCAGCGCTAGCTACACGTTCCGAGCCTGCAATCCGACCGCCACCGACGGCTACAACCTGTCCTACCGGACCGTGCTGCCAGCGGGCGTCGGGTTCGATTCGGCAACACCAGCGGCCACCACCGTGCTCGCGAACAAGCCGAGCGCCGGCCTGACCACGGTGATCTGGGAGAACACGAGCGATCTCCTGTCCGGCGCCTGCACGTCGATCAGCCTCGCCGTATCCACCGATGCCGACAACGACGTCGCGACCCTGCCGGTCGGCACGAACTACAACATCACGCCCGAGGCGTACGTGAATTCCGACGCCTTCTACATCCCCGACTTCGATGCCAATGGCGTACCCGTGAGCGGCGCGACTTCCTACACCGGGTCCGCCGTATCGACGCCGAGGACCTCACACGTCGCCGCATTCATCCTCGACAAGGTCGCCGGAAACAACGGCGAGGGCGAACTGACGCGTGGCGTCCATGGTGCGGACCCCAAGACCTACACCCTCACAGTGACCAACAACAGTCGGCGCACCACCAACAACTTCAGCGTCGTCGACGTGCTCCCTCCCACGCTCGAGTTCCTCGGATGCACGAACTACCTTCCGGACTCCACCAGCGATGCGCCCACGAACACCGGCTCCACCGAGGAGTACACCGGATCAGGGCCGCTCGCCGGCGGCACCCCCGCAGCGACCTGCCTCACACCGTCCAGCATCGAAACTCTCGCTGCGCCGACCGTGCTCGCCGACGGCAGCACAGCAGTCGCCGGCAGCACACGGGTCACGTGGAATGCCGCCGCACTCGGCGCTGGTGCCAGCCAAGCCGCCAGCGGCGTGCTCACCATCACGTACCTGGCCGGCATTCCGCTTCGCGCCAACACGAACACCTTCACCGGCACGAAACCGAGTGATTCGTCACTGCAGCAGGGTCGAAATCTCGACAACAACAACGGTACGCTCACGACGGAGACCTCGAGCGAAGACGCCATCACCAACCGCGCCGCCGCAACCGGCACCTACCAAGGCCCCTCCACCAGTGGCACCAACCCCACCCTCACGGACACGGACAACGCGACGGTCACCGCCGAGGACCTGCTGATTCGTAAGTCATCTGTGGGCACGGTTGTCCAGGGCACAGTCGTCACCAACACGCTCACCATCGAGACCAGCGAATACCGAGACTCATCGAGTCTCATCGTCACCGACACACTTCCCAACGGCATGTGCCCGCTCGGCAACCTCGCCACCGGCGGACCCGCGGACCCGACCTGTTCGCCTTCCGGGGCCAATCCCACGATCGACATCGGCGCCGGCCCCGTCGCCGCGCCGTACACGTCGGCCACCGAGAACGCTGACGGCACCTGGACCCTCGTCTGGGACTTCGCGGACACCACCGAACTGGCCAATGTCGCCCACGACAACCAGGTGACGATGACCCAGCTGGCACGGGTACGCCCGACCTACCGATCGAACGGGTCGAACACAACGCCGGTACTCATGGGCGACTCGATGACCAACGACGTCTCACTGAGCGGCGACACGTCGCACCGAGGGGCGATCACCGACGACACAACGCCAGACCTGACCGGCGTAGCCGACATCTCCGCTGACACGATTGACGGCGTCCTGCCGACGATCAACAAGCGGGTCTCGGTGCGAACCGGCCCATTCGCAACCGGTGCGGCTCGGACCTCGGCCGGCATCGGGGCGCTCTGCGCCGGGGGTACGGTCACGTGGTCCGAGGGCGACCCGACACCCGAGGCGGGGTACCGCCCCGGCGACTTCGCGTGCTTCGATCTCCAGGCGACCTTCCCGGTCGACGTCGATGCCGCCGGCGTGCGTATCGACGACCTGCTGCCGCCGAGCTACACGTACGTCACCGGCTCAGCCACCCGGGTCACGGCGTTCGACGCCGACACACTCTCCGGCACCACGTTCAGCGAATCAGCCAACCTGGTCACCTTCACCGTCGGTTCCGGCGGTGCCGTCACCAACGCCGGCGAGAAGTTCCACTGGACCATCGCGGCCCGAGTGGGCACACCTCCGCTCGGTGTCGCTGCCGATATCGTCGCCAACCTCCAAAAGATGACCATTCGAAATACCGACAACGAGGTATTTCAGTTCCGCGACCAGGCCGCCGCCGTGTGGACCGAGCCGCAGATTCGGCTCACCAAGGGTGTCCGATCCATCGCCGGGGGCACCTCGACCACCGTCGCCGGACCGCTCGCTGCCAACTCGGACAATCGGGCCGTACAGGCCGGCGATGTGGTGACCTATCGGGTCGACCTCGAGAACACCGGCAATGTCGACTCAGCGAACACCGAGGTTTGGGACGTACTGCCCTCCGGCATCGATTGCACGATGGTGAGCTCGGTCAGCGACGGTGGGTCGTGCCCGGTGTCGCCGGGAACCCGAGTTGTATGGCCGACTTCCGCGGCAATCTCAGTGCTCGCCGGTGCATCCATCGGCTCTGGCAGCCAGCGGACGCTGACGTACGACGTTGCCATTCCGTCGACCGTCGAGCCCGGGCACACGTTCGTCAACACGGCTGGTGTCCGAAGCTACGAAGCGGCAACGAACGCCTCGGATTCGCCGCAGGTGTACTACCCGGCGAGCAACATCGACGGCACGGTCACCGCCAACACCGACGCCGCGTCGGACACGTCGTCGGTGTATACGCCCCAACCCGGGGCCACCAAGGTGCAGCAGTCTGCGCTGAGTGAGACCGGCAATACCGCGAACGGATCGCTGGCATCCACCGCTGAGCAGGCGACCATCGGCGAGGTCATCACGTACAGCACGACCCTCACGATTCCTCAGGGCACGACCACCTACGACGGCGTCTTCTCCGACGCCCTCCCGGCCGGACTGGCGTTCGACGGGAACGCGAGCATCGTCGGGTCGAACGTGACGCTTGACGGCTCGTCGCTGTCCACCCCTTCGGTCGGATCGAACGGCACCGTCTCGGTGACGTTGCCGACGCCGTACGTGAACGCCGTCGACTCCGGTGACGACACCCTCACTCTGCAGTTCGATGTCAAAGTGCTCGACACCGGATCTAATACCCGAAACGCCACCAAGTCGAACCGTTCGACGATCAACTGGAAGAGCGCAACTGGAACCTCGGCAACTGCGATCAACTCCAACGCGGTCGTCACCACGATCGTCGAACCCCGCCTGTCCATCGCGAAGTCCAACAACACCTCGGGCAACTTCGCGTCGCCCGGCCAGACGGTTGGCTACACCCTCACCGTCACCAATCCGACCGCATCGGACGTGTCCACCAGCCACGAGCTCTCGATCGTCGACACGGTGCCCGTCGGCATCGAACCCACCAACAGCGGAACTCCGGTTGCCGACGGCGGGTCGGTCGATCCCGACGGCGGAACCTGGGACGCCACCGCCCGAACGATCACGTGGAACGCAACCACGACGTCGGCGAAACTCACATCGCTGGCCCCGGCCGGATCGACCTCGCTCACGTACTCGGCAACCGTCGACAACCCCGCCGTCGCTTCGAACACGTTGGTGAACAACGTCTCCGGATCCACCAGCTCGATGCCCGCAACGGTGACCGGCGAACGGTCCTACACCGCAACCGCCACCAACACCATCAGCATCACCAATCCCACGATCGCGAAGACCGTGAGCCCCTCCACCGGGACCGTTGGCACGAAGGCCACCTACTCCGTGCGGGTGACCGTTCCGGCATCGACCCGGTTGTACGACGCGACCGTGATCGACACCATGCCCGACGGGATGGTGTTCGATGCCTACAACTCGATCTCCCTCGAGAGCGGACCGGGCAGTTGTCCGGATCCGTCAGGATTCTCGGGCATCACTCCCCCGACGGCGAACGGCAACGGCACGACCTCGATCGGGTGGTGGTTCGGCGATGTCACCATGCCGGCGGCCGGAGCCTGCCAATACCTCCTGACGTTCGATGCCCATGTCGCCGCCAACCGGACATCGGGCGGCGCAGCAGTCGTCGCCGGCAACACGCTGGTGAACTCGGTGCAGCTCGCCTGGAACAACACCGACGTCGCCGGACCGACGGCGCCGAGCTCCGTCCCCTCCACCTCCAGCTACACATCGACCCTGCCGGTCGCCACCGCCACCTTCACGGTGCAGGAGCCGACACTCCGCATCGACAAGGACGTGTCCCAGACCGGGTGTGACCAGACTGCCGGCAACATCGGAGACACCGATACCTGTGCCACGTCCCCCGGGTCGAGCTACACGTACACCCTGACGATCACGAACAGCGGTTCCAGCGCAGCATACGACGCAACCGTGTCCGACCAGCCGAGCGCCAACCTCACCAATGTTGTCGCCACAGGGTCGAGCGGCATCACCGTCACCGACGGTTGGACGGGTGGTGATCCCGACATCACGTGGGTGATCGACGGTCCGATCGCCGCCGGTGGCACCGTGACCATCACCTACACGGCTGACCTCGTCGGCAGCGGATCGCTCTCCGACGCGGCAAGCGTCCAGAACACCGCGGATATCCCCACCTACTACGGCATCGGAGTCACCGAACGCACGGCAAACCCATCGATCACCTACCGCACGTATGGCAATGATCCCAGCGGGCCCGGCGGCAACGTGACCGCCGACACGGTGAACATGACCGTCAAGTTCCCGTCCCTGAGCGTGGACAAGACCGTCGTGAGCGACGCCACCGATGCACGGGTCGGCCAGAACTTCACCTGGCAGATCGTGGTGACGAATGCCTCCGGGGCGACGATCGACAACGCGTTCAATGTGGACGTGAGCGACGTGCTGCCTGCCGACTGGGACTACGTGAACGGATCTGCGAGAGTCACCACTCCCTACGTGACCAACGCTGCGGTCGAGCCGGGCTGTGCGCCGAGTTGCGCCACCGGCGGCACAGTCTCGTGGGCAAATCTCGTCTCTGGTGTCGGCCAACCACTGGCGCCGGGAGCGACGATCACGGTACGGCTCGCAACGACACCGACCTCGGCGGTGCTGACCGTCCCGAAGACCGGCACGTTCGATCACACAAACACGGCGTCGGTCGCTGGCGAGGACCGCACTGGCGCATCGAGCAATGCCGATGGCAGCTTCGCCGGGCCGAACGACACCGCCACCGCGCGGGTGCGCCGAGCGGATCTTCGTGTCGCCAAGACGGTCACTGCGGGCCCCTACTACTACGGGTCCGACGTGGACTACACGGTCCGGGTCACCAATGACGGCCCCGATACCGCTACCACCGTTCGGGTGGATGATCTCCTGCCCGCCACGATGGCGTACCGCAGCACGGTCAGCGCCTCGCAGGGGAGCTACGTGTCCAGCACAGGACGTTGGTCCGTGGGCACCCTCACCAATGGCGGCTTCGCGACGCTGGTCATCCGTGCCCGAATCGCTTCGATCGGCACGATCGTCAACACGGCCGAAGTCGGTACCAGCGACCAGTGGGATCCCGACTCCACGCCCGGCAACGCATCCTCCGCACCTTCGGAGGACGACTCCGCGGCCGCGTCGATCACCACGGCGCCCACCTCGCTGGGCGACCTTGTCTGGTTCGATGCCGACGGCGACGATTCCCGCGACTCGAATGAACCGGGAATCCCCAACGTCACCGTGACCTTGGAGGCCGCCGGCAACGACAACACGTTCGGGACCGCCGATGATTTCTGGGGTCCCGACGGGATTGCGTCAACGAGTGACGACATCACCACCACGTCCACCACCACCAACTCGATGGGCTCCTACTCGTTCGTCGACCTGCCGGTGGGCGACTACCGGGTGCTGGTGGATCAGTCCTCGCTTCCCGGTGGCCTGACCCAGACCTACGACGACGACGCCAGCTCGGGCGGCTCACTCGACCATCGTTCCGGGGTGATCACGCTCACCAGCACCACTCCCTACCTCGATGCCGATTTCGGGTACACGGGCACTGGGTCACTTGGTGACACCGTCTGGGTGGATGCCAACGCCAACGGGTTACTCGATGGCACAGAATCGGGTATCTCAGGCGCATCGGTCACTGTGGTGTGGGCTGGCTTCGACGGCACCGCCGGAACGGCTGACGACATGACCTTCACGACCACGACCGCGAGCGACGGGACATACATCGTGAACGATCTCCCCGCGGGTTGGTACCGCGTGACGATCGATCCGTCATCGCTCCCGTCCGGCCTGGTCAACGTGTTCGATCCCGATGGAACCCTCGACGGCCAGTCAGTGACCACCCTCACCAGTGGCCAGGACCGCACCGACATGGACTTCGGGTACCGCTACCAGGCGGACCTGGCCGTGACCAAGACCCATATCGGCGACTTCGCCGTAGGTTCGAACGGCACGTACACCGTGACGGTCACCAACAATGGACCGTCAGCAGCGAACCCGGTCACTGTGGTCGATACCCTGCCGACCGGATTGTCGTTCGTCAGCATGGCCGGCACCGGATTCACCTGCGCCGCAGTGGCCCAGGTCGTGACCTGCACGTCAGGGGGTTCCTTGGCGGCGGGCGCATCAGTGACGTTCGTACTGGTCGTGTCGGTTGCGAAGGATGCCGCCCCATCGACCATCAACTCCGTCACCGTGTCGAGTCCGGTCTTCGACCCCGTGCCCGGCAACAACACCGCCACCGACCCGACGTCGGTCCCCTACGCCGATGTCTCGCTGGTCAAGACCCTGGTCGGCGCCATCCAGGCCGGCAAGAACGCCACCTACACGCTGGCGGTGAACAACAAGGGTCCCTCCGTCGCTCCCACGGGAATCGTGATGACCGATGACCTTCCCGACGGGCTCACGTATGTTTCGGCAACCGGTTCGGGATGGTCGTGCGCCGCAGCCGCCAACGTGGTGAGTTGCACGAGTGCTTCAACATTGGCCGTGAACGCGACGAGCACGATCGACCTCACGGTCGCCGTATCGTCCGCTGCTTCGGGGTCGATCATCAACTCTGCGATGGTCACGGGCGAGAACGTAGGCAACGGCGGCTTCGTCGACCCTGATAGCACCAACAACGATTCCTCTGCAGCGGCCCCGGTTCTCGCTGCGGACACGTTCCGGTCGCCGCTAGCATTCACCGGTGCGCCTGCGTTCCTATTGACAGCGGTTGGCCTCGCGTTGATCGCGATCGGGATGTTGGTACTGCGCAAGCGCTGA